A single region of the Montipora capricornis isolate CH-2021 chromosome 13, ASM3666992v2, whole genome shotgun sequence genome encodes:
- the LOC138030070 gene encoding conserved oligomeric Golgi complex subunit 3-like isoform X2: MAAHGGGFSTYSAEVREKLSQWDVKDFSLAPLSEKQRNSVLELTTVASDRPLLDELPDDEFTNLPAKRLLSDSSKEAAMDISRVDLGSEKIENAQQFFAWFANVEAKMEQEQESSYRTYAAQLSSYRTHCDSILNEVEAALQHLQDLKQKHLLVSTKTGALHEACEQLLQDQTKLMNMAESISNKLSYFNALDHLRHKLNSPTFSVTSESFVPMLARLDECITFISSNPQFKECPVYLLRFKQCLNQALNQVKSHVVSLLKNATSQVLANKEGVNTSDNSFALFYGKFRTCAPRVKSLMEQIEQRSHLSSEYGSLLSDCQQCYLSQRSQLLTPCVSDAVDKLAKQYERNPCSLVRAGCSVLIHVCQDEYQLYYHFFSKPSSGLDSLLEILCSILYDSLRPVIIHMNHMETLTELCTILKVEMIEDHVQQKGEELAAFELVVLQMLEDVQERLVYRAQAYIESDIQKYSPAPGDLAYPEKLIIMASDAEKEEKSPEGEEKKSSELPAALADLQGMWYPTVRRTLVCLSKLYRCISKETFEGLSQEALSLCIQSLKTASALITQRKDAVNGHLFLIKHLLILREQIAPFDVDFAVKEMSLDFSKMKTAAYGLWSHSNRLFALSSSNALLEFLLDGAPQLTENYLDSKKDVDVELRIVCEQFIQNVSEALIAPLSAFLAKVTVIKNLAEEEGKDSKAFLKQQPFAKPENVRKVVSETYMLLKSKLTSTLQSMALFLANKDTEYILFKPVKAKVQEYYKQMNDLVAETYSEEDQQIIGCPSIQQVSLLLAVS; this comes from the exons ATGGCGGCTCATGGAGGAGGATTTTCTACCTACTCTGCCGAAGTGAGGGAAAAATTAAGCCAATGGGATGTAAAAGATTTCAGTCTGGCGCCTCTTTCGGAGAAGCAGAGAAATAGTGTATTAGAACTGACTACTGTTGCAAGCGATCGCCCTCTTTTAGATGAG TTGCCAGATGATGAATTTACAAATCTGCCAGCCAAGAGACTTCTGAGTGACAGCAGCAAAGAGGCTGCAATGGATATCTCAAGAGTTGATTTAGGATCAGAGAAGATTGAGAATGCTCAACAG TTTTTTGCTTGGTTTGCAAATGTCGAAGCAAAAATGGAACAAGAGCAGGAGTCATCATACAG GACATACGCAGCACAGCTGAGTTCATATCGCACTCATTGTGACAGCATTCTTAATGAGGTTGAAGCAGCTTTGCAGCACCTTCAGGATTTGAAGCAAAAACATTTACTTGTGTCCACAAAAACAGGAGCTCTTCACGAGGCCTGTGAACAACTTCTTCAGGATCAG ACTAAGCTAATGAACATGGCTGAAAGTATCAGCAATAAACTGTCATATTTTAACGCCTTGGATCATCTTAGACAT AAACTCAACTCCCCAACTTTCTCTGTGACGAGTGAGTCCTTTGTTCCAATGTTAGCAAGACTTGACGAGTGTATTACATTTATATCCAGCAAT CCTCAGTTTAAAGAGTGTCCAGTGTATCTTTTACGATTTAAACAATGTCTCAATCAAGCCCTCAATCAAGTGAAGTCTCATGTTGTAAGCTTGCTGAAAAATGCTACTTCACAAGTCTTAGCAAACAAG GAAGGGGTCAATACCTCTGACAACTCATTTGCATTGTTCTATGGAAAATTCAGAACTTGTGCACCAAGAGTAAAG agTTTAATGGAACAGATTGAGCAAAGGAGTCACTTAAGCTCAGA GTACGGCTCTCTTCTGAGTGACTGCCAACAGTGTTACCTGTCACAGCGCTCTCAGTTATTGACTCCCTGTGTCAGTGACGCTGTCGACAAATTGGCCAAGCAATATGAAAGAAATCCGTGTTCCCTG GTGCGTGCAGGCTGTTCAGTATTGATTCATGTCTGCCAAGATGAATATCAGTTGTATTATCACTTCTTCTCAAAGCCTAGTTCAGGTCTAGA CTCATTATTAGAAATTCTTTGTAGTATCTTATATGATTCACTACGTCCTGTTATCATACATATGAATCATATGGAAACTTTGACTGAACTGTGCACAATACTTAAG GTGGAGATGATTGAAGATCATGTCCAACAAAAAG GTGAGGAGCTAGCTGCTTTTGAACTTGTAGTGTTACaaatgttggaagatgttcaAGAACGATTGGTCTACAGGGCTCAG GCATACATTGAGAGTGACATCCAGAAATATTCACCTGCCCCTGGTGACCTAGCATACCCTGAGAAACTTATTATT atgGCAAGTGATGCAGAGAAAGAGGAGAAAAGTCCTGaaggtgaagaaaaaaaatcaagtg agttGCCAGCAGCCCTTGCTGATTTACAGGGAATGTGGTACCCAACAGTTAGACGTACACTGGTTTGTCTTTCCAAGCTTTACCGTTGCATTTCG AAAGAGACATTTGAGGGATTATCTCAAGAAGCTTTATCACTTTGCATCCAGTCTCTTAAAACAGCAAGTGCACTCATCACACAAAGAAAG GATGCAGTCAATGGTCACTTGTTCCTGATCAAGCATCTGTTGATCCTCAGAGAGCAAATTGCACCTTTTGATGTTGATTTTGCAGTGAAAGAAATGTCTCTCGATTTTAGCAAGATGAAAACGGCTGCATACGGACTGTGGAGTCATAGCAACAGATTGTTTGCCCTCAGTAGTAGTAATGCTCTTTTGGAGTTTCTGTTAGAT GGAGCTCCTCAACTGACCGAAAACTACTTGGATTCAAAAAAG gatGTGGACGTCGAACTCCGAATTGTGTGTGAACAGTTCATTCAAAATGTGTCTGAAGCTCTCATTGCCCCCTTGTCAGCATTTCTGGCAAAG GTCACAGTTATCAAGAACCTTGCTGAAGAAGAAGGAAAGGATTCCAAAGCTTTCCTTAAACAACAACCTTTTGCAAAACCAG AGAATGTCCGTAAGGTTGTAAGTGAGACATACATGCTGTTGAAGTCTAAACTGACCAGCACACTTCAGAGCATGGCTCTTTTCCTGGCCAATAAGGACACAGAATACATCCTGTTTAAACCTGTCAAG gcAAAAGTTCAAGAGTATTATAAACAGATGAATGACTTGGTAGCGGAAACATACTCCGAGGAAGATCAGCAAATAATTGGATGTCCCTCTATTCAACAG GTTTCTCTTCTGTTGGCTGTATCGTGA
- the LOC138030070 gene encoding conserved oligomeric Golgi complex subunit 3-like isoform X1 produces the protein MLNRTYAAQLSSYRTHCDSILNEVEAALQHLQDLKQKHLLVSTKTGALHEACEQLLQDQTKLMNMAESISNKLSYFNALDHLRHKLNSPTFSVTSESFVPMLARLDECITFISSNPQFKECPVYLLRFKQCLNQALNQVKSHVVSLLKNATSQVLANKEGVNTSDNSFALFYGKFRTCAPRVKSLMEQIEQRSHLSSEYGSLLSDCQQCYLSQRSQLLTPCVSDAVDKLAKQYERNPCSLVRAGCSVLIHVCQDEYQLYYHFFSKPSSGLDSLLEILCSILYDSLRPVIIHMNHMETLTELCTILKVEMIEDHVQQKGEELAAFELVVLQMLEDVQERLVYRAQAYIESDIQKYSPAPGDLAYPEKLIIMASDAEKEEKSPEGEEKKSSELPAALADLQGMWYPTVRRTLVCLSKLYRCISKETFEGLSQEALSLCIQSLKTASALITQRKDAVNGHLFLIKHLLILREQIAPFDVDFAVKEMSLDFSKMKTAAYGLWSHSNRLFALSSSNALLEFLLDGAPQLTENYLDSKKDVDVELRIVCEQFIQNVSEALIAPLSAFLAKVTVIKNLAEEEGKDSKAFLKQQPFAKPENVRKVVSETYMLLKSKLTSTLQSMALFLANKDTEYILFKPVKAKVQEYYKQMNDLVAETYSEEDQQIIGCPSIQQVSLLLAVS, from the exons ATGCTCAACAG GACATACGCAGCACAGCTGAGTTCATATCGCACTCATTGTGACAGCATTCTTAATGAGGTTGAAGCAGCTTTGCAGCACCTTCAGGATTTGAAGCAAAAACATTTACTTGTGTCCACAAAAACAGGAGCTCTTCACGAGGCCTGTGAACAACTTCTTCAGGATCAG ACTAAGCTAATGAACATGGCTGAAAGTATCAGCAATAAACTGTCATATTTTAACGCCTTGGATCATCTTAGACAT AAACTCAACTCCCCAACTTTCTCTGTGACGAGTGAGTCCTTTGTTCCAATGTTAGCAAGACTTGACGAGTGTATTACATTTATATCCAGCAAT CCTCAGTTTAAAGAGTGTCCAGTGTATCTTTTACGATTTAAACAATGTCTCAATCAAGCCCTCAATCAAGTGAAGTCTCATGTTGTAAGCTTGCTGAAAAATGCTACTTCACAAGTCTTAGCAAACAAG GAAGGGGTCAATACCTCTGACAACTCATTTGCATTGTTCTATGGAAAATTCAGAACTTGTGCACCAAGAGTAAAG agTTTAATGGAACAGATTGAGCAAAGGAGTCACTTAAGCTCAGA GTACGGCTCTCTTCTGAGTGACTGCCAACAGTGTTACCTGTCACAGCGCTCTCAGTTATTGACTCCCTGTGTCAGTGACGCTGTCGACAAATTGGCCAAGCAATATGAAAGAAATCCGTGTTCCCTG GTGCGTGCAGGCTGTTCAGTATTGATTCATGTCTGCCAAGATGAATATCAGTTGTATTATCACTTCTTCTCAAAGCCTAGTTCAGGTCTAGA CTCATTATTAGAAATTCTTTGTAGTATCTTATATGATTCACTACGTCCTGTTATCATACATATGAATCATATGGAAACTTTGACTGAACTGTGCACAATACTTAAG GTGGAGATGATTGAAGATCATGTCCAACAAAAAG GTGAGGAGCTAGCTGCTTTTGAACTTGTAGTGTTACaaatgttggaagatgttcaAGAACGATTGGTCTACAGGGCTCAG GCATACATTGAGAGTGACATCCAGAAATATTCACCTGCCCCTGGTGACCTAGCATACCCTGAGAAACTTATTATT atgGCAAGTGATGCAGAGAAAGAGGAGAAAAGTCCTGaaggtgaagaaaaaaaatcaagtg agttGCCAGCAGCCCTTGCTGATTTACAGGGAATGTGGTACCCAACAGTTAGACGTACACTGGTTTGTCTTTCCAAGCTTTACCGTTGCATTTCG AAAGAGACATTTGAGGGATTATCTCAAGAAGCTTTATCACTTTGCATCCAGTCTCTTAAAACAGCAAGTGCACTCATCACACAAAGAAAG GATGCAGTCAATGGTCACTTGTTCCTGATCAAGCATCTGTTGATCCTCAGAGAGCAAATTGCACCTTTTGATGTTGATTTTGCAGTGAAAGAAATGTCTCTCGATTTTAGCAAGATGAAAACGGCTGCATACGGACTGTGGAGTCATAGCAACAGATTGTTTGCCCTCAGTAGTAGTAATGCTCTTTTGGAGTTTCTGTTAGAT GGAGCTCCTCAACTGACCGAAAACTACTTGGATTCAAAAAAG gatGTGGACGTCGAACTCCGAATTGTGTGTGAACAGTTCATTCAAAATGTGTCTGAAGCTCTCATTGCCCCCTTGTCAGCATTTCTGGCAAAG GTCACAGTTATCAAGAACCTTGCTGAAGAAGAAGGAAAGGATTCCAAAGCTTTCCTTAAACAACAACCTTTTGCAAAACCAG AGAATGTCCGTAAGGTTGTAAGTGAGACATACATGCTGTTGAAGTCTAAACTGACCAGCACACTTCAGAGCATGGCTCTTTTCCTGGCCAATAAGGACACAGAATACATCCTGTTTAAACCTGTCAAG gcAAAAGTTCAAGAGTATTATAAACAGATGAATGACTTGGTAGCGGAAACATACTCCGAGGAAGATCAGCAAATAATTGGATGTCCCTCTATTCAACAG GTTTCTCTTCTGTTGGCTGTATCGTGA